In Falsiruegeria litorea R37, the DNA window TCACACGCGCATACGCAAGTTCAACACGTCCGAGACGTACCCTGAGCAGAACCTGGACAACGACCTGTGTCAGGCCGTTGTCACCCAAGGCGGCAAGACCGTTTATCTGCGGGGACAGTGCCCGCAAAACCTGGATGATGCGGTCA includes these proteins:
- a CDS encoding RidA family protein, yielding MAHTRIRKFNTSETYPEQNLDNDLCQAVVTQGGKTVYLRGQCPQNLDDAVNIDSHDPAEQTHKVMQNIRQLIEEADGDMSHLVKVVVYITDV